GCCGAGCGGCCTGGCGGTCACGCTGATCGATTCCGCGTCACCGCCGCCCGAGCCATCGCCCCTTCCCTCCCTGGCCCCGGAAGAGGAATCGGTCGGCGGGTGGGACGCCCGCGTCTACGCCATCAGCCCGGGGAACGCCGCGCTGCTCTCCGAGCTCGGCGTTTGGCCGTCGCTCGATTTTTCCCGCGTGGCGAGCGTCGAGCGCATGGAGGTCTACGGCGATGATGGGGCCTCGCGGATCGTTTTCAGCGCCTATGAAGCAGGACGAGCGGAACTCGCCTTCATCGTGGAGGGCCGTCAGCTCCAAAGGGCCTTGGAATCCGCGCTCGCGGGGCAGGCCGGGCTGGACTGGCGGCGGCCTGCCTTGCCCGCCGACCTGGTCTGGGCTTCCGACCGCGTCGTGCTATCCCTGGAGGGCGGCGAGGCGATCGAGGCGCGCCTCGTGATCGGGGCCGACGGCGCCGATTCCTGGGTTCGCCGGCAAGCGGACATCGGGGTTTCAGAAAAGTCCTATCGCCAGCGGGCCGTGGTGGCCAACTTCCGTTGCGAGCGACCCCACCGGAACACGGCGTTTCAGTGGTTCAGGGACGACGGCGTCCTGGCGCTCCTGCCTTTGCCCGGGAACCACGTCTCCCTGGTATGGTCCACCTGGGACGAGCACGCAGCGGAGCTCGCCTGCCTCGGTCCCGAGGCGCTGGCCGGGCGGGTCGAGCAAGCCTGCCGGGGCGCGCTCGGCCAGCTCGCCCAGGTCACGCCGCCGTTGGCGTTTCCGCTGCGTCTGGTGAAGGTGAAAGCGCTGGTGGCTCCCCGCGTCGCGTTGGTGGGCGACGCGGCCCACGTGATCCATCCCTTGGCCGGGCAGGGCGTCAACCTGGGGTTCCAGGACGTGCGCCTCTTGGCCGGGGTGCTGAGGGAACGGGGGCCGGTCGCGGACTGCGGCGATTACTTCCTGCTGCGGCGCTACGAGCGCGCCCGCCGCGAGGACGTGGCGCTGATGCAGCTTGCCACCGACGGGCTCGCGCGGCTCTTCAGCGCCCGCACTTGCGGCGTCGGCTGGCTGCGGAATGCAGGGCTGCGGCTCACCAACGCCATCGCGCCGGTCAAGACGCTGCTCGTGCAACATGCGCTTAAGGACGGCTGTCCAACCGTCCCGTGAGGCGCCTCAAGCGCAGCCGAAGCGGCGCCGCCGCTTATACCGGAAATAGAAAGGAATCGCATCGTGCTGAAGTCTGCCTGGGCTGCCTGGATGGCGGCCGTATTCGTGATGTTCTCTTCCGCTGGCGCCCGCGCCGACGCCGACTCGGCGAAGAAGGCGCTCGAAGCGCGCCTGGCCGGGGAGCACATCGAGAGCGTGAAGCCCACCCCGTTCGCGGGGATCTACGAAGTCG
This portion of the Pelomicrobium methylotrophicum genome encodes:
- a CDS encoding UbiH/UbiF family hydroxylase; this translates as MDCDVVVVGGGLVGLAQARALAPSGLAVTLIDSASPPPEPSPLPSLAPEEESVGGWDARVYAISPGNAALLSELGVWPSLDFSRVASVERMEVYGDDGASRIVFSAYEAGRAELAFIVEGRQLQRALESALAGQAGLDWRRPALPADLVWASDRVVLSLEGGEAIEARLVIGADGADSWVRRQADIGVSEKSYRQRAVVANFRCERPHRNTAFQWFRDDGVLALLPLPGNHVSLVWSTWDEHAAELACLGPEALAGRVEQACRGALGQLAQVTPPLAFPLRLVKVKALVAPRVALVGDAAHVIHPLAGQGVNLGFQDVRLLAGVLRERGPVADCGDYFLLRRYERARREDVALMQLATDGLARLFSARTCGVGWLRNAGLRLTNAIAPVKTLLVQHALKDGCPTVP